A single Ziziphus jujuba cultivar Dongzao chromosome 11, ASM3175591v1 DNA region contains:
- the LOC107433124 gene encoding uncharacterized protein LOC107433124 has product MSTKSPIFPMSQPQHFSDYGFDPQIDYFQVLEEARKHRRDTTRSIDSIHFKLQKPICKDDLKKTHKAKKKRWWRNALLFFKWKWTHHNHHGHDDREDVHHARARSFRASISGPVYITESRSGSSTPYRTTSLPSSGPLAGTLTPTSKGEVDIPYLSLRELNMEQQHRISASAMPIYLVT; this is encoded by the exons ATGTCAACCAAGTCACCAATTTTTCCCATGTCACAACCTCAGCATTTCAGTGATTATGGTTTTGACCCTCAAATCGACTACTTTCAG gTTTTGGAGGAAGCAAGGAAGCACAGGAGGGACACAACAAGATCCATAGACTCTATACACTTCAAGCTCCAGAAACCCATTTGCAAAGACGATCTAAAGAAAACCCACAAGGCCAAGAAGAAGAGGTGGTGGAGAAATGCTCTGCTTTTCTTCAAATGGAAATGGACCCACCACAATCACCATGGCCATGATGATCGTGAAGATGTTCACCATGCCAGAGCTCGATCTTTCAGGGCATCCATTTCAGGACCTGTTTACATTACCGAAAGCAGAAGTGGGTCTAGCACGCCGTACCGAACAACTAGCCTGCCTTCATCGGGTCCTCTCGCCGGTACATTAACTCCGACGAGTAAAGGTGAGGTGGATATACCTTATCTCAGTCTCAGAGAGCTTAACATGGAACAACAGCATAGGATCTCTGCCTCTGCCATGCCCATTTATCTGGTTACCTAG
- the LOC107433151 gene encoding RING-H2 finger protein ATL2, whose product MSAEQNPNMDRGLFPESEDFGHGSKGYALSGKIMLSAIVILFFVVILMVCLHLYARWYLLRARRRQLRRNRQRRTHLVFHVDPAAVASTRGLDASVLKSLPVFVYTTSKTDPESNPKECAVCLSEFEENETGRLLPKCNHSFHTDCIDMWFKSHSTCPLCRSPVEPDQEVENRAEVVVTVDEPGVNEPGGSSSGLCSECEEDRTARARSPSAVPSSSFENRRKPMEFVGVSIEVPRRNESFGIADDETRASPSPASQSLRSPISRMLSFKRILSWERRGAVSPSANAASCSSSTAMAESDIERAGTRSDSVS is encoded by the coding sequence atgtctGCTGAGCAAAACCCAAACATGGACCGCGGTCTCTTTCCCGAATCAGAAGACTTCGGCCATGGCAGCAAAGGTTACGCCCTCAGCGGCAAGATTATGCTCAGCGCTATTGTGATTCTCTTCTTCGTTGTCATCCTTATGGTCTGCCTCCATCTCTACGCCCGTTGGTATCTTCTCCGAGCTCGCCGCCGCCAATTGCGTCGCAACCGCCAGCGCCGTACCCATCTCGTATTTCACGTCGACCCCGCCGCTGTTGCTTCAACCCGCGGCCTTGATGCTTCGGTGCTTAAATCGCTCCCTGTCTTCGTCTACACTACTTCCAAGACCGACCCTGAATCGAACCCTAAAGAATGCGCCGTTTGCTTATCGGAATTCGAAGAGAACGAGACGGGTCGTCTGCTTCCAAAATGCAATCATAGTTTCCACACCGATTGTATCGATATGTGGTTTAAATCTCACTCGACATGCCCGCTCTGTAGATCGCCCGTGGAACCGGATCAGGAGGTCGAAAACCGGGCCGAAGTTGTTGTCACTGTGGATGAACCGGGTGTGAACGAGCCGGGTGGTTCGAGTTCCGGGTTGTGTTCGGAGTGCGAAGAAGACCGCACCGCTCGTGCCCGATCGCCTTCGGCAGTGCCTTCGTCGTCGTTTGAAAACCGGAGGAAGCCGATGGAGTTTGTAGGTGTTTCCATAGAAGTTCCGAGAAGGAACGAGAGTTTCGGAATAGCAGACGACGAAACGAGAGCTTCTCCGTCGCCGGCGAGCCAGTCGTTAAGATCGCCGATCAGTCGGATGTTGTCGTTCAAGAGGATACTGAGCTGGGAGAGAAGAGGAGCCGTTTCACCGTCGGCAAATGCTGCGAGCTGCAGCAGCAGCACCGCCATGGCTGAGTCGGATATCGAGCGGGCGGGGACGAGAAGCGACTCAGTGAGTTGA
- the LOC107433152 gene encoding condensin-2 complex subunit H2 isoform X2 produces the protein MQFISPVPPPPPECSTFQLSLKKMSSSRAEPKGKRGSEGSGGGGFHRVQAERDLASNWEVDLTQKLEEYLIKICSGEIPNEADGLSPVNFAEAALLLQGSVQVYGRKVEYLYALVLRALEFLSQRQQEQLEGASVQAQENGGPQSASADKNDLFWGLDDIPVEANIRLDSLSEKDVRLKYLAKPPANLDVREGDCLDSSGDAGELESYLLATSDLYRGFILLDPRDAVAVPEDLDGDKPSKGQNSAYRSSSKVSNRKSNQSPTRRSGGTAFKSPLGKSQDASANQSSWVEVNNGNIGHDFSTYSKFFDSDHGFDMDDRDSEPGEIDGSDSEDDPWKPLNPHEPGTLRIKPFRKVQALKRNVINTIKPVSVATLFPPARLHGPISPELRKIWEMRRHEHERPSKSESPSLYERLRQSLTDDGYETFNPFLNPEDGNEDYENETGMPNFDQHDDDMPENIYMDKDVPFDNKMHDDDGANFGTDEAFGHEGPNPHTNLEDLCRSHLDALLASIAETEKQSELVARVSTWKQKIEHNLEEQETHPAFDIHDYGERILEKLSFEAEDTNILPFTDVVKGQEKYDVARSFSALLQLVNNGNVKLDRSGVDDKSFCYTSEHPFHVRLLSHDSRQKKAELKTARKRKVLG, from the exons ATGCAATTCATAAGTCCAGTGCCACCCCCACCACCAGAATGCTCAACATTTCAGTTATCACTAAAGAAGATGAGTAGCAGTAGAGCAGAACCAAAGGGCAAGAGAGGCAGCGAGGGCTCTGGAGGAGGAGGGTTCCATAGGGTTCAGGCGGAGCGTGACCTCGCGTCAAATTGGGAGGTGGATCTTACTCAGAAGCTTGAAGAATATTTGATAAAGATTTGCTCCGGTGAAATACCCAACGAAGCTGACGGTCTATCTCCGGTTAATTTCGCCGAAG CCGCTTTGCTGCTTCAGGGTTCGGTTCAGGTGTACGGTCGGAAAGTTGAATATCTCTATGCGTTGGTTTTGCGTGCTTTGGAGTTCCTTTCTCAAAG GCAGCAAGAACAATTAGAAGGGGCATCTGTCCAGGCTCAAGAAAATGGTGGTCCTCAATCAGCTTCTGCTGACAAAAATGATTTGTTTTGGGGCTTAGATGACATCCCAG TTGAAGCAAACATTCGCTTAGATAGTCTATCAGAAAAAGATGTTCGTTTGAAATACTTGGCGAAGCCCCCAGCAAACTTAGATGTACGTGAAGGTGATTGCTTAGATAGTAGCGGTGATGCAGGGGAATTAGAGTCGTATCTG TTAGCCACCAGTGATCTCTACAGGGGCTTCATACTGTTAGATCCACGTGATGCAGTAGCAGTACCTGAAGACTTAGATGGGGATAAACCTAGCAAGGGGCAGAATAGTGCTTACAGGAGCAGCTCAAAAGTCTCAAATCGCAAAAGCAATCAGTCACCTACTAGACGTTCTGGAGGAACTGCATTTAAGTCACCTCTTGGAAAAAGCCAGGATGCTAGTGCCAATCAATCTTCTTGGGTTGAGGTTAATAATGGCAACATTGGGCATGATTTTTCTACTTACAGTAAGTTTTTTGATAGCGATCATGGATTTGATATGGACGATAGAGATTCAGAACCTGGGGAGATTGATGGTTCGGACAGTGAAGATGATCCATGGAAGCCTTTGAATCCCCACGAGCCCGGAACCTTGAGAATCAAACCATTTAGGAAAG TTCAAGCTCTTAAAAGGAATGTGATTAACACTATTAAGCCGGTCTCTGTGGCTACATTGTTTCCTCCTGCGAGATTGCATGGTCCTATTAGTCCTGAGCTCAGAAAAATCTGGGAGATGCGACGTCATGAACATGAAAGACCAAGCAAATCCGAGTCTCCTTCATTATATGAAAGG cTGCGACAATCACTCACTGATGATGGATATGAAACTTTTAATCCCTTTCTAAATCCTGAGGATGGCAATGAGGACTATGAAAATGAAACTGGGATGCCTAATTTTGATCAACATGATGATGACATGCCAGAGAACATCTACATGGATAAAGATGTACCTTTTGACAATAAAATG catgatgatgatggtgctAACTTTGGTACTGATGAAGCTTTCGGCCATGAAGGTCCAAATCCTCATACAAACCTTGAAGATTTATGTCGCTCTCACCTA GATGCTCTCCTTGCTAGCATAGCTGAAACTGAGAAGCAGAGTGAATTGGTTGCTCGGGTTTCAACATGGAAACAGAAAATTGAGCACAACTTGGAAGAGCAA GAAACACACCCTGCATTTGATATTCATGATTATGGTGAAAGAATTCTTGAAAAACTATCCTTTGAAGCAGAGGATACAAATATCTTGCCTTTTACTGATGTTGTGAAAGGCCAAGAAAAGTATGATGTGGCTCGAAGCTTTTCTGCACTTCTGCAACTG GTGAACAATGGAAATGTCAAGTTGGATAGGAGTGGGGTGGACGACAAGTCTTTTTGTTACACTTCTGAACACCCTTTCCACGTTCGGCTTCTTAGCCATGACAGCAGACAGAAGAAAGCTGAATTAAAGACGGCGAGAAAGAGAAAGGTGCTTGGATGA
- the LOC107433152 gene encoding condensin-2 complex subunit H2 isoform X1, with protein MQFISPVPPPPPECSTFQLSLKKMSSSRAEPKGKRGSEGSGGGGFHRVQAERDLASNWEVDLTQKLEEYLIKICSGEIPNEADGLSPVNFAEAALLLQGSVQVYGRKVEYLYALVLRALEFLSQRQQEQLEGASVQAQENGGPQSASADKNDLFWGLDDIPVEANIRLDSLSEKDVRLKYLAKPPANLDVREGDCLDSSGDAGELESYLLATSDLYRGFILLDPRDAVAVPEDLDGDKPSKGQNSAYRSSSKVSNRKSNQSPTRRSGGTAFKSPLGKSQDASANQSSWVEVNNGNIGHDFSTYSKFFDSDHGFDMDDRDSEPGEIDGSDSEDDPWKPLNPHEPGTLRIKPFRKAVQALKRNVINTIKPVSVATLFPPARLHGPISPELRKIWEMRRHEHERPSKSESPSLYERLRQSLTDDGYETFNPFLNPEDGNEDYENETGMPNFDQHDDDMPENIYMDKDVPFDNKMHDDDGANFGTDEAFGHEGPNPHTNLEDLCRSHLDALLASIAETEKQSELVARVSTWKQKIEHNLEEQETHPAFDIHDYGERILEKLSFEAEDTNILPFTDVVKGQEKYDVARSFSALLQLVNNGNVKLDRSGVDDKSFCYTSEHPFHVRLLSHDSRQKKAELKTARKRKVLG; from the exons ATGCAATTCATAAGTCCAGTGCCACCCCCACCACCAGAATGCTCAACATTTCAGTTATCACTAAAGAAGATGAGTAGCAGTAGAGCAGAACCAAAGGGCAAGAGAGGCAGCGAGGGCTCTGGAGGAGGAGGGTTCCATAGGGTTCAGGCGGAGCGTGACCTCGCGTCAAATTGGGAGGTGGATCTTACTCAGAAGCTTGAAGAATATTTGATAAAGATTTGCTCCGGTGAAATACCCAACGAAGCTGACGGTCTATCTCCGGTTAATTTCGCCGAAG CCGCTTTGCTGCTTCAGGGTTCGGTTCAGGTGTACGGTCGGAAAGTTGAATATCTCTATGCGTTGGTTTTGCGTGCTTTGGAGTTCCTTTCTCAAAG GCAGCAAGAACAATTAGAAGGGGCATCTGTCCAGGCTCAAGAAAATGGTGGTCCTCAATCAGCTTCTGCTGACAAAAATGATTTGTTTTGGGGCTTAGATGACATCCCAG TTGAAGCAAACATTCGCTTAGATAGTCTATCAGAAAAAGATGTTCGTTTGAAATACTTGGCGAAGCCCCCAGCAAACTTAGATGTACGTGAAGGTGATTGCTTAGATAGTAGCGGTGATGCAGGGGAATTAGAGTCGTATCTG TTAGCCACCAGTGATCTCTACAGGGGCTTCATACTGTTAGATCCACGTGATGCAGTAGCAGTACCTGAAGACTTAGATGGGGATAAACCTAGCAAGGGGCAGAATAGTGCTTACAGGAGCAGCTCAAAAGTCTCAAATCGCAAAAGCAATCAGTCACCTACTAGACGTTCTGGAGGAACTGCATTTAAGTCACCTCTTGGAAAAAGCCAGGATGCTAGTGCCAATCAATCTTCTTGGGTTGAGGTTAATAATGGCAACATTGGGCATGATTTTTCTACTTACAGTAAGTTTTTTGATAGCGATCATGGATTTGATATGGACGATAGAGATTCAGAACCTGGGGAGATTGATGGTTCGGACAGTGAAGATGATCCATGGAAGCCTTTGAATCCCCACGAGCCCGGAACCTTGAGAATCAAACCATTTAGGAAAG CAGTTCAAGCTCTTAAAAGGAATGTGATTAACACTATTAAGCCGGTCTCTGTGGCTACATTGTTTCCTCCTGCGAGATTGCATGGTCCTATTAGTCCTGAGCTCAGAAAAATCTGGGAGATGCGACGTCATGAACATGAAAGACCAAGCAAATCCGAGTCTCCTTCATTATATGAAAGG cTGCGACAATCACTCACTGATGATGGATATGAAACTTTTAATCCCTTTCTAAATCCTGAGGATGGCAATGAGGACTATGAAAATGAAACTGGGATGCCTAATTTTGATCAACATGATGATGACATGCCAGAGAACATCTACATGGATAAAGATGTACCTTTTGACAATAAAATG catgatgatgatggtgctAACTTTGGTACTGATGAAGCTTTCGGCCATGAAGGTCCAAATCCTCATACAAACCTTGAAGATTTATGTCGCTCTCACCTA GATGCTCTCCTTGCTAGCATAGCTGAAACTGAGAAGCAGAGTGAATTGGTTGCTCGGGTTTCAACATGGAAACAGAAAATTGAGCACAACTTGGAAGAGCAA GAAACACACCCTGCATTTGATATTCATGATTATGGTGAAAGAATTCTTGAAAAACTATCCTTTGAAGCAGAGGATACAAATATCTTGCCTTTTACTGATGTTGTGAAAGGCCAAGAAAAGTATGATGTGGCTCGAAGCTTTTCTGCACTTCTGCAACTG GTGAACAATGGAAATGTCAAGTTGGATAGGAGTGGGGTGGACGACAAGTCTTTTTGTTACACTTCTGAACACCCTTTCCACGTTCGGCTTCTTAGCCATGACAGCAGACAGAAGAAAGCTGAATTAAAGACGGCGAGAAAGAGAAAGGTGCTTGGATGA
- the LOC107433145 gene encoding major allergen Mal d 1: protein MEVYKYEDYVHIPNICPHKFFKAYCKNHGGITKRVGSRHVENLKGSGGVGTVRKIRWQNGGRLCHETHTITTIDEVKLTYCYTVSESHVLTGRVERASYETTFSPHAGGVRIKKVARYHHDGVETIEVLAKAHIQEIFEHYHSVGHHLRQNPDDY, encoded by the exons ATGGAAGTTTATAAATACGAAGATTATGTCCACATCCCCAATATCTGCCCTCACAAGTTTTTCAAGGCCTATTGTAAGAATCATGGGGGAATCACGAAACGGGTTGGTTCTCGGCATGTTGAAAACCTTAAAGGAAGTGGTGGAGTTGGAACCGTGAGGAAAATCCGTTGGCAAAATG GTGGCAGATTATGTCATGAGACGCACACGATTACTACGATTGACGAAGTCAAACTCACCTACTGCTACACTGTGTCCGAAAGCCATGTTTTGACTGGACGAGTTGAGAGAGCCAGTTATGAAACTACGTTCAGTCCCCACGCCGGCGGGGTGCGCATTAAGAAAGTTGCCCGCTACCACCACGACGGTGTGGAAACCATTGAAGTGCTTGCTAAGGCCCACATACAGGAAATCTTTGAGCACTACCACTCTGTTGGACACCATCTCCGACAGAATCCCGACGACTACTAA
- the LOC107433143 gene encoding probable pectinesterase/pectinesterase inhibitor 21, whose translation MAFGGGNDGGNGKKKKVAIMGASALILVAMVVAVAVGVHKGGSDDDDHSSSGSISTSSKAVKQICAPTDYRETCETSLSSVNSTDPKELIKAGFQVAVQHLRVAIENSTTLKELAKDPRANQALSNCEELMDYAIDDIQDSFNRLGAFDISKLEEYVEDLKVWLGGAVTYEQTCLDGFENTTGDAGDRMKAILKTAQELTSNGLAMVTEIYNVLNSNLNLPNAPSTPNPPHRRLLNEEETPSWVNDGKRKLLAASPADLKPDVVVAKDGSGKYKTVNEALKDIPKYGNNTFVIYIKAGVYEETVIIDKTMTHVMMIGDGPTKSVITGSKNYVDGTLTFKTATVTIIGGNFTAKDMGFENSAGPEKHQAVALRVQSDLSLFYNCRMDGYQDTLYTHAHRQFYRDCTITGTIDFIFGDAGAVFQNCQMIVRKPLDNQNCIVTAQGRSDRRTPSAIILQNCTISGDPLYMPVKDVNKAYLGRPWKEFSRTIIMQSQIDDIIQPDGWLPWAGTFAINSCFYTEFNNRGAGADMSKRVKWKGIKTITPQHAVDFTPGRFLGGDRWIKATGIPYVSGMINV comes from the exons ATGGCGTTTGGAGGTGGTAATGATGGTGGAAATggtaagaagaagaaggtggCCATTATGGGAGCTTCCGCTTTGATCCTCGTGGCTATGGTGGTCGCCGTCGCCGTTGGCGTTCACAAAGGTGGCTCCGACGACGACGACCATTCAAGTTCAGGATCCATTTCAACCTCATCAAAAGCCGTTAAACAAATCTGCGCACCTACCGATTACAGAGAGACCTGCGAGACCTCTCTATCTTCTGTAAACTCCACCGATCCCAAAGAGCTCATCAAAGCCGGATTCCAAGTCGCCGTTCAACATCTCAGGGTCGCCATTGAAAACTCAACCACTTTGAAAGAACTTGCCAAAGATCCAAGAGCAAACCAGGCTCTGTCCAACTGCGAAGAGCTCATGGATTACGCCATTGATGATATTCAAGACTCGTTCAACAGGCTCGGCGCTTTCGACATCTCGAAGCTCGAAGAGTACGTTGAAGATCTCAAAGTCTGGCTCGGTGGTGCCGTGACTTACGAGCAAACTTGCCTCGATGGTTTTGAAAACACCACCGGCGATGCCGGTGACAGAATGAAAGCGATATTGAAAACGGCTCAGGAGCTTACCAGCAATGGCCTCGCCATGGTTACTGAAATCTACAACGTCTTGAACTCTAATCTTAACCTACCAAACGCCCCCAGCACACCCAACCCGCCTCACCGTAGATTACTTAACGAGGAAGAAACACCTTCGTGGGTTAATGATGGCAAAAGGAAACTCCTCGCTGCATCTCCCGCTGATCTTAAACCCGACGTCGTCGTCGCTAAAGACGGATCAGGAAAGTACAAGACGGTGAATGAAGCTTTGAAGGATATTCCTAAGTATGGGAATAACACTTTTGTTATCTATATCAAGGCTGGAGTTTATGAAGAGACCGTTATCATTGACAAGACCATGACACATGTTATGATGATCGGTGATGGTCCTACCAAGTCCGTCATCACCGGAAGCAAGAACTACGTCGATGGAACTCTGACCTTCAAGACTGCCACAGTCA CCATTATTGGAGGCAATTTCACTGCCAAGGACATGGGATTCGAGAACAGCGCCGGACCAGAAAAGCACCAAGCCGTGGCACTTCGAGTGCAATCCGATCTCTCACTCTTCTACAACTGCCGTATGGATGGTTACCAAGACACACTCTACACACACGCTCACCGTCAGTTCTACCGAGATTGCACCATCACCGGAACGATCGACTTCATCTTCGGAGATGCCGGTGCAGTATTCCAGAACTGCCAGATGATAGTGAGGAAGCCACTGGACAACCAGAACTGCATAGTCACAGCACAAGGAAGATCAGACAGGAGGACACCATCAGCTATCATCCTGCAGAACTGCACCATATCAGGGGACCCACTTTACATGCCAGTGAAGGATGTGAACAAGGCATACCTAGGAAGGCCATGGAAGGAGTTCTCAAGGACCATTATAATGCAATCACAGATTGATGATATTATTCAGCCTGATGGTTGGTTGCCATGGGCTGGTACATTTGCAATTAACTCTTGCTTTTACACGGAGTTCAACAATAGGGGTGCTGGTGCTGACATGAGCAAAAGAGTTAAGTGGAAGGGAATTAAGACCATAACTCCTCAACATGCTGTAGATTTCACTCCTGGGAGGTTTCTTGGAGGTGATCGTTGGATTAAGGCGACTGGTATTCCATATGTTTCTGGCATGATTAACGTGTAG
- the LOC107433159 gene encoding probable acyl-CoA dehydrogenase IBR3: MARRTSDLVGQVQPAHQLDLDALFRYASLNVDGFPSSPSNFTVSQFGHGQSNPTYLLVVGSGASVKRYVLRKKPPGKLLQSAHAVEREFQVLQALGSHTQVPVPKVFCLCTDPSVIGTAFYIMEYLEGRIFIDPKLPGIAPQRRRAIYRETAKALASFHSADVNAIGLGKYGRLDNYCKRQVERWAKQYVASTGEGTPERNPKMFKLIDWLRQHIPLEDSSGATAGLVHGDFRLDNLVFHPIEDRVIGILDWELSTLGNQMCDVASSSLLYVVDIADDAQVGQGLKLTGTEGIPSQAEYLADYCSYSGKPWPIAEWKFYIAFCLFRGASIFAGIYSRWIMGIASAGDRAKHAGEKANALIDAALAYIKQESVLPDHPPSGASIKVDYIERSGIASEDQVFSGVGKFVPGKKVTELRNKLIKFMEDHIYPMENEFYKLAQSSSRWTIHPEEERLKELAKKEGLWNLWIPFDSAARARKLIYDGSNYPLSDDAYGQLLGAGLSNLEYGYLCEIMGRSVWAPQVFNCGAPDTGNMEVLLRYGNKEQLLEWLVPLLEGKIRSGFAMTEPKVASSDATNIECSIKRQGDSYIINGRKWWTSGAMDPRCRILIVMGKTDFNAAKHRQQSMILVDIRTPGVHVKRPLMVFGFDDAPHGHAEVIFENVHVPAQNILLGEGRGFEIAQGRLGPGRLHHCMRLIGAAERGMQMMAQRALSRRVFGKLIAEQGSFLSDFAKCRIELEKARLLVLEAADQLDRLGNKKARGTIAMAKVAAPNMALKVLDMAMQAHGAAGVSSDTVLAHLWATARTLRIADGPDEVHLGTIAKLELQRAKL, encoded by the exons ATGGCGAGGCGTACATCTGATCTAGTGGGCCAAGTCCAGCCAGCTCATCAGCTCGATCTCGACGCGTTGTTCCGATATGCCTCTCTCAACGTCGATGGCTTCCCTTCCTCTCCTTCTAATTTCACCGTTTCTCAG TTTGGGCATGGACAATCGAATCCCACGTATCTTTTGGTGGTGGGTTCGGGAGCTTCGGTGAAACGCTATGTTCTAAGGAAGAAACCGCCTGGGAAGTTGCTTCAGTCTGCGCATGCCGTCGAGAGAGAATTCCAG GTTCTTCAGGCATTGGGCTCTCATACCCAAGTTCCAGTTCCAAAAGTTTTCTGTTTGTGTACTGATCCAAGTGTAATCGGAACTGCTTTCTACATCATGGAGTACTTGGAAGGACGCATTTTTATTGACCCCAAACTACCG GGTATAGCGCCTCAGAGGAGAAGGGCCATATATCGAGAAACTGCGAAAGCTTTAGCATCTTTCCATTCTGCAGATGTTAATGCCATTGGTCTAGGGAAATATGGGCGTTTGGACAACTATTGTAAAAGACAG GTAGAGCGGTGGGCTAAACAATATGTTGCCTCAACTGGTGAGGGTACGCCTGAGAGAAATCCGAAGATGTTCAAGCTAATTGACTGGTTACGGCAACATATTCCTCTTGAAGATTCTTCAGGAGCTACAGCAGGCTTAGTTCATGGAGACTTTCGTCTAGATAACCTTGTTTTCCATCCCATTGAG GATCGAGTAATTGGCATTCTTGATTGGGAATTGTCTACCCTTGGAAACCAAATGTGCGATGTTGCATCCAGCTCTTTG CTTTATGTTGTTGACATTGCTGATGACGCTCAAGTTGGTCAAGGTTTAAAGCTTACTGGAACAGAAGGGATACCGTCCCAAGCAGAATATTTGGCAGATTACTGCTCTTATTCT GGAAAACCATGGCCCATTGCTGAGTGGAAGTTCTATATAGCCTTTTGTTTGTTCCGTGGAGCTTCAATTTTTGCAGGAATATATAGTAGATGGATTATG GGTATTGCATCAGCAGGTGATCGTGCCAAACATGCAGGGGAAAAAGCTAATGCTCTAATAGACGCAGCTTTGGCATATATTAAACAGGAATCTGTGCTTCCTGATCATCCTCCATCAG GTGCTTCTATTAAAGTAGATTACATAGAGCGCTCTGGAATTGCTAGCGAAGATCAAGTATTTTCTGGAGTAGGAAAGTTTGTTCCTGGCAAAAAGGTTACTGAATTGAGAAACAAGTTGATAAAGTTCATGGAAGATCACATATACCCAATGGAAAATGAGTTCTACAAACTTGCTCAGTCTTCCTCGCGTTGGACAATTCATCCAGAGGAAGAGAGGTTAAAGGAGCTGGCCAAGAAAGAAGGTCTATGGAACTTATGGATACCT TTTGACAGTGCTGCAAGGGCAAGAAAACTTATCTACGATGGAAGCAATTATCCTCTCTCTGATGATGCATATGGTCAGTTACTAGGAGCAGGCCTTTCAAACCTTGAATATGGTTATCTTTGTGAGATCATGGGTCGTTCTGTTTGGGCACCACAAGTGTTCAATTGTGGTGCTCCTGACACAGGAAATATGGAG GTATTGTTGCGCTATGGGAATAAAGAACAACTACTTGAATGGCTTGTTCCCTTGCTTGAGGGGAAAATCCGATCAGGATTTGCAATGACAGAACCAAAAGTTGCTTCTTCTGATGCAACCAACATTGAATGTTCTATTAAAAG ACAAGGAGATTCATACATCATAAATGGGAGGAAGTGGTGGACAAGTGGAGCTATGGATCCAAGGTGCAGAATTCTTATAGTCATG GGAAAAACTGACTTCAATGCAGCTAAGCATAGGCAGCAATCTATGATCCTAGTAGATATCCGGACTCCTGGTGTACACGTAAAAAGACCACTCATGGTCTTTGGCTTTGATGATGCACCTCATGGACATGCAGAAGTAATATTTGAGAATGTACATGTCCCAGCGCAGAATATTCTATTGGGAGAAGGACGTGGATTTGAGATTGCACAG GGTAGATTAGGTCCTGGAAGGTTGCATCATTGCATGAGACTGATAGGTGCAGCAGAGCGTGGCATGCAGATGATGGCTCAAAGAGCTCTTAGTAGAAGAGTTTTTGGGAAGTTGATTGCTGAGCAAGGTTCATTCCTTTCAGATTTCGCAAAG TGTCGAATAGAGCTTGAGAAAGCCAGATTGTTGGTTTTGGAAGCAGCTGATCAGCTTGATAGACTGGGAAACAAAAAAGCTCGTGGAACTATAGCAATGGCCAAG GTTGCAGCTCCGAACATGGCACTTAAGGTGCTTGACATGGCGATGCAAGCTCATGGTGCTGCTGGAGTATCTTCCGACACTGTTCTTGCACATCTTTGGGCCACAGCAAGAACATTGAGAATTGCAGATGGTCCAGATGAAGTTCACTTAGGCACCATTGCCAAGTTAGAATTGCAGAGAGCTAAGCTTTGA